The following is a genomic window from Labrus bergylta chromosome 2, fLabBer1.1, whole genome shotgun sequence.
CTTTGATGAAGAACAGTAAAATGTATATTGACGTCTCAATATGACCTGTAAGCAAGCAAGACAATTAGCAACAAGGTTAATAATGTCTTCATAGTCATTCCAATGCATGTAACTGCTGCTTCCAGATATGTGTCAGACAAATTTAGTTTGTTTACACTTTCCATcgcaaagattcacagtgagtgattAATTTAACTGTTAGAAGACAGCATGATCATTTCTACTGACAACAgaacttacacatgtacagcaAGAAGATAAAGGGtcacactttgtccacaggggggcgccaaaatcaacaaaaccAAAAGTCAGGTAGAAACTTTCCTTCACTATGGGACAGTTTTTATGTGATTTACttgtattatatattattttacaatATCTACTTACTATCTATGACAAGCTTTGATTTTGTAAAACAGTGCAAATTACTGTGTTTGTGGCATGAGAATATTGGTTTCCAATAACATTGGAAAAAACTAACATTGTTTAATAACTTCAACAAAAATCATCACAATCAATGAATGATCCAAAAATCAATATCTTCAACAAAGCAAACACTACCTCCTGTGttaagacttgtgtaaatcagtgtagtgatacaacagaaaactcaaagtacttggtctttttcgattctctgattttctCTGAAGTCGATAAAAGTGTATCGTTTACTCTTTCTTTATTCCCCTTGAAGCTGtatttaatactttttaaaatgtgagatCAAAACCtgtcaaatatttcactctcCATGAATAATGGcagaggaaaatgtaaaaaaggctGTGACAGTGTTGTGAAGTTAATCACTTTGTCTTACCTAAACCCTTAGCAGTGGTTTCAGGCATTTCTATAGTCACTATAATAATTCTTCtctctgattgtttgtttttaggtaATAAAGAGAATTAcatatgaatgaatgtgtgtttcgTAACCAGCTATAaactcctcacagcagctttaagcAGTTTTTATGAAGTTCCACCACAGTCACTGTGACCTTTGTTTGGATCATTCACCCTCCTGCTTATGTTCCTGGGACACTAAACCTGATAACAACATATTATAAAGTGTTTGGTTGCAATAACAGCAATCCTGGAATTATCTTTAACTACTTCCgtatttccttttctctctctccgccaCAGAAAGCTGCACTACTGACCAGTCCTGCCTCGTGGACGAGGAAGGAGAAGAGCAAACCAGCCAATACGAAGGCAGCGACCCCGGTGACATCATCCTCAGGCTGCTGCACCTGGCCGGTCACACTTCACATCGAGTCCACCAATGAGCTGCACCTGACTCCACGGCCTCATGGGAAAACAAGGAATGGGACATGTAGTTGTAATGTAGTTACAGTAAAGTTCTTCTGTAGAGTTCCTTTCttgatatatttttatgtaTAAAAATAGGGATGAGTCCTGACAGCAGTCATCCAGATATTTGCATGTTGAAATAAAATTTTGGAAGattagctgttgttgttttttatttcaagagcACAACATCAGAAAACTTCAAACCCTTTCACTACACAGGAAGGACAAGTCAGCATAAAGCTTGTCAGGCTGCAGCGTTACTCGACCTGTTTTTTACTATCACAGATGAAGAAAGCACGCCGACCGCTTTATCTctaagtgtgtgtcagtgcgtgcgtgtgtgtgtgtgtgtgtgtatataactCTCATTGACACAATGTAACTGTTGCAACACTTTTAGCACTTATCTTGTAAGGTAGTCACCTTTGAACCATTTTGCACTAACCTCATTGTTCagatttggttaaaaaaaaagaagtcagagTTCACATTTGAATGTCTGAAACACTGATGACAAATTATTGAAGATGTGCTCGCTTGATTGAATGATTTTGTCTTCACTTTTGTTCGCTCTGTAGAGGCTCAGGAAGTTTACCTTGAAGAGTCACTCCACCTGTGTAAAGCACCAGTAGAGTAGAGTTCACACTGTGGAGCAGACAGTGAACTCCAGCAGGGTCTTCTATGgattctaaaaaaacaaaatgtacattaaTGTCCGTGCTCAACCTTAAGAAATTTACACCAAAATTGGGATTTGTAACACAGGAGCACTGTGAAAAATATCATGGAAAATGTGGTGGAACATCTCATTCTAAACTTTTTCTGGTCCAAATGTGTGCTTTCCCCCCGGAAATGTTAAATCTGGTTtgaagggatacttcacccattgaaacatgaatctgtattgacattgggtcatatatgttgTAGAAtggttggtgccttcttggccgtgaaaaggcagaaagtgtctttttggctcatgttgaggaaagacaccaaatcccagaatgcacagcgccacaggccactcccactaaggtcctctagttcagaatcagaatcactttattaatcccagagggaaatttgatcgaTACAGtgtctccaaaatatacaatatagcagtagaaatatagtaataaaaacatttacagacatatttacttcaacacgtgaggccgtttcctcaactgattcagagatttcttccagaattgatcttggaaattcctggcagaaaacagactctatgtctgtgtccataggcaaacagtgagagcaccgacactaccagtccgccccagctcgagccggccccggcgcAAAAATCgccattttgcgtcactggaagctccttttcagactcagaaatacaaagatttcccgtctcaggggaaaatgagggcgggatgcacgtccattcaaaaatactgccaggtttctaatgatacaaagcttaatgcaaatgggtgaagtatccctttaagacaATGTATGGAGAAATGCATGCTCTCAAGTGACTTGATTGGTTGCAGGCAtattaaaaaggacaaaaaaaaggacaagtGAAAGCCTGCACAAGGAAAGTAGTGAGGGAGTTTGCTAAACGACAGACAAAATGGTTCGAGACAGTGAGAAAAATGGAGGAAAAGAGAACTGAAAGtggaaaaaacagaagaaagggGGAAGAATGAGCAGAGAGAACGCagcaaacagaaaccagactgCAAACTTTTGTCCAatcagctgcttttttttggtgtgtgatTAAGCAGTGTCATCATATGTCTGTCTTTCTTCAAACAAAAAAGACTACAGAGATCATTGGAAGCATTCTTGGGTATGGACAGCAAGTGACAGATACAGTCACGGGAGGGTTATAGTCTCGGCATCCTGACCCTctatctttatgttttttatctttactGCTGGATCGTCTGTGTGCTGGGCTGGATAAAGAGGGCGGGATCTGCCTCAAATTGGAGACACCTTGAGTTAATGATTGCAGTGCTGGAGTAAGAGAGTATAAAACTATCTGAAAGTTGCTCCTTGCGTTTCCTTCACTGTTTATCACCATGTCTTTCTCTGGAAAATACCAGCTGGAGTCACAGGAGAACTTTGAGCCTTTTATGAAGGCCATCGGTGAGATTACTGCCTTCTTTACTTCACCTCTTTTCTGctatgaattttttttttaaaagtccctGGTGAGATTAAGTGCTTGAcgcatttccttttttattgatAGAGTTGGAATATGAGATGTTctcctgttctgtttttttttttttttttttttgcagtgctaATTTTCAACTCCTAAAGCCTTTGAATGAAAGTAACACAAACTATTTGGGATGAACTCACAACCTGTTGCTTGTTCTTGTTCTCAGGTCTCCCTGATGAGCTCATCCAGAAAggcaaaaacataaaaagcatCTCTGAGATTGAGGAGACTGGTGACAACTTCAAAGTGACGGTCACAATTGGCACAAAGGTCCTCACCAACTCCTTCACCATCGGAAAGGAGGCTGATATTGAGACCATCACTGGGGAGAAGGTCAAGGTGGGTAATGAGGTTAAATTTAAGGGCTCTATATCACTCATTTAAAATTGGCTTAACTCCACATCACAACCCACTGCACACCTGTCCAAGACTTGCActtgtattcattttttgtttttgttatgctTCATCTTAAGGCGGTTGTAATGCGTGAAGGCAAAAGTCTGAAGGTCTCCCTAAAGGGAATTGAGTCCGTCACAGAACTGGTGGATGAGAACACAATTCTCAATGTGagtacatttagaaaaacacagatCAGCAATaaaattctttcttttttttttttttttttttgcttgcatTGACATGCTTGGATTATTCTTGAGTTTCTAATTTGAATTTCCTTTCCTTCCAGACTATGACTCTTGGCAGTATTGTATACAAGCGGATGCTCAAACGCATGTAAATGTCTGCACTAtaataaattgttaaaaaattCATCATTGTCTCAGTTTCTTTGGACAAAACTTGCATGTTCATACTAGAAAATTGTAGATGACTAGTACCCATTGGAACAGACTCTCACGTGTGTAGCTGGACTTACTGTGGTCTAAGTGCGATCTAACGAACAAAAGGctctatccctttccaagcccggcgcagtctaggcctgtgaaggctgtttcgtcatgagccggggatccggccaaagatttctgcctattttaataaggcagtttttttcttgccactgcaacttttgctgctttgctaaagtgctcatgatggataggccgggtctttgtaatatagcaataagtaaggtctttttacctgctttcttGTAatgtgtctcgagataacaattgttgagttgatgctatacaaataaaaattgattgcgTAATGAACTAAAGGTTGTCTTTGTCCTGACTGCAGGGACTCACACCCAACCAGGGTAAAAAGAAAGGAGAGGTGATTTGACAAAGTCCCAGTTGGTTATGGAACTTAACTTCGTTCAAATTAAAGTTATATCAACCTGGGTTGAAGGTGTACAAAGTTAGAGTTTATTTCTCACTGCTTCGAGACAACGCCCTCATCATCTCTCAACACTCTTAATTTGAGGAGAATGTAAAGAGGAAGCTTGAAAGGTTCAAGTCGGCTGAATTTGAAATGGCAGGTTCTCCAGCGCTGACTCTGTATCCTGGAATGAATAGGGGGGTAGGAACACCCATCGAGCAGCAGGGGGAGTTTTACTTGTAACGTGCTTGTCACACAGAGAAGCAGAATAACCCCGTTATGCCAAATGGAGAgttgaaattaaaatgatttaaatctaaactttcTCAGCAAAACTTAAAAGAAAATTTTAGTCACATCTGTAAATGGAAAAAGTTCTGAAAGCAGCTTTGGTGTGCAAACCGTTGCCTCTCCCAATATAGTTGGAAAGCATTCCTGTCGCTATGAACTTCTCTTGTACACCAATATTTAATAAACTGCAGTTTTGCAGGGACCATGTACAAATTATACATCTCAATTAATGAGGAGATGCATTGCACCAGATTTGGCTGATCAGCTAGATTCCTTCATCAAACTGCAGGGAGTATGATTTTAATTATTGATGTAATGAGCAATTGGTCCAGAAGTGCTTGCATTAAACATGTAAAGGTGACTGGATTTGGAgtaatgaggggaaaaaaacaagtttgatgtgaaatgtttttaatgaaaagtgaAACTACAAAAGTAACTGTTACAGAAAATTATGATGTAATTAACCGTGTAGATCCACACAACACTCAGAAATCTATAAGCCGTAAACAATAGAAGGGTTTGCTCGACGTTTCCTTGACTGCAGTCCTGTGATTATTTCTTCCGGTGGAACATGTTCTTAATTCCTTCCTCCACAGACTTGGGTTCGTGCATCATGGCCATCGGTTTGTTCTTCAGAGCGGCCTCTCTCATACTGTGGTAAACATACTCGTTCTCTTTGAACATCTTTAGTTCCATCTCAGTCTGCATACGCATAGACTGTTGGGGGGGGAAAACCACAGGAAACATTAGCAGTGTTCTCGCAGAAGGTCATAGAGCAACAGGCCTGGGACTATGACTGTTTTGTGTATAATTTGAAGTCATTGCTTTCGAGAGtgtgtataaaaacaaaatggtaaTCTACCAATAATGGGtttagaaatgtgaaaaaaactaaatatttttatGTTGCCCCTTTGTCAgcttaaagttttaaaaaatgtatattctaACAAAGATGGCCGAGTAGAAGTTTTAAATCTGCAATAACTAATTATCGGAGAGAGGACAACATTAGAGGATCGCAACGGGTACTTAGAGATGGTTACAGAGGTGAGCTGGACGTTTCCCCCAGTATggttttgtgaataaaaatacatCAGTGCTGTTGTCTGAGTTTTTCACTGTGTTCAACCcataagaaaataaagaatgcAATGGGGAGAAACATTTATCAACACCTGGAAAAAAAGTCACTAGTCACTAAATATATGTACAAcaactgtgtttttctgcttttggcGGCCTGCTTTTATGTTCTTGGCAGGTCAAggttaatttgtttttaaagcccctCTGCTGAAAACCGCAGCCTGTTTGTCGCAATAATGGCTAAGTGAGAGATATGTGAgcaaacagaagcagaaaaaaatgcaggtCAGACAGTAAAACAAGTCAGAGATTACAGCAAAGCTCATAAAAGCAACGAGAGATACTTCTTTTTGTATCACTACATGACACCTCGCTCTGTCAAATAGTTATACGGTATGGTACATTGGTAGTCATTTATATAAGATTTGACATTAGGGTAATTAAACATTGGGGTCATCAGGATCATTTTGATTGCATCCAAAATCAAACAAAGCCATCTGACCACTATCTGTTACATATAACTTAAAATGGCCCCCAAAAAGTTATTTAGCAAATACTCTGAAAGCGTAGCCACCTCCAGTTGCAGAGTTTTGTGAACGGTTTGAGAATACGAGGTGTTTACCTCCAGGTCCTTGGTGATGGGATGCGTTGGACCGTGGGTGACCATGAGAATGGCGTAGGCCTTGCAGATCATCGCGTGGCCGACCTCGATCTCCCCGCCCTGCCAGTGAGTCACTCCTGCTCGCATTGCAGCCATGCCCAGGGCAGCGTTGTTTGGGTGGTACAATTTTCTGTAATGGGcggaaagttgttttttttctttagaattATTTGCTCTGAACAGGACATGATGTTTGAGATGTTGGAAGAGGAAGTTCAGTACTCACATGTATCCGTCCACCATTTTACGGGAGTAATCCGCCGCGTCAGTAAAGTACTGAAGGTACGCTTGCACTTCACTTAAGGTGCTCCAAATCCTCAGCAGGTAGATGTGAGTGTCAGCCAAAACAGACTCTGTTTTGTCCACGCATTCCTTGCAATATTTTACCacctgaagacaaacaaacaagaacataaagacaaggtaagaaaaatgaaaacaactcCTGGAGTctctttaaaaatgatgttATAGGGAATTTGATACAATACCTCATGGTAGTTACCATTTAACCGAGACTTTTCCACTTTTTCCATCATTTCAAAGCAGTAGTCAGTCGCCTCCTTCACCTGTTCCTCTGagggctgaaaaaaaagagagataaagagagagtgaTTACATTAATGTCAACAAATCCTTTCACTGTTTGAATATGAACACACTGGCAATAAAATATATCATATAACATGttctataaaatgtatttcagagGAGATATTTCATCATAGTTTTGCATTTAATAGGTCCATAAAGGTGGgtgcttgctttttttttcttttttttttgtgaaaggGCCAGAGTGTGGGATTTGGTGGCCTCTAGTGGCGAGCCTGGAGATTACAGCGAAATGATTTACTCACATTATGTTACTTATTTCAGGAGATTATAAAATAACCAAAAGCACATTATGaattctatatttattttctgccatTAGTTTCAAAtgattattaaatatttattcttgAATAAGACGTACAAGCCTGCAGAAGAGCTCCTGACGACACATGAaggttttttattgtgttcataaCAAAACAATTTAGTTGATtttacaaacttaaaaaaatattaactaACTAAGGGATTAACTAACTGGACATCTTTATTGCTAATAGTCCCTGACCTTTGTTATTTATAACctctgacatacacacacatacgatCGACTCTATCACATGAGGTAGACCAGTAACCTTTGCCTTATAATAAGTCTGGTGTCTTGTGTTTCAAAGAACAAGATAACGTCAAAGTGTATCATTCAAGGACAGGGTCCTACTCTGGTTTACACCACAGAGTGTTGGAGAGGGAAGATTATGTGGCTTAgtgtagaagaagataaaatagATGTGATTATAGATTCTggtttatataaaaaaaagataccaGCTTTGAAGTACTTTGCTGTcaacaaaggttttttttttcattattactatttttttcTAGTGTATAGGTGAATGGTGGAACATATACACAGTTATGAAGCTGAATTAATCGGAAGTTAACATTTGCTTAAAatagtccctctctctctgcttctcatgTTTCCTATCACTCCTCATCACACACGTTGCCAGGAGTTAGAGTAGTGACAGAGTTGGTCTTTGTTGCCTCTGTGCAGAATGAAACGGTTCTCTTCATGGAAGGCGAGCTTAAATtgaacacagacaaacatgcacaaacctTGACTCCATCCACTTCTCTCCCTCCCATCTTCAGGTCATCTTTGGTTCGGTTCTTGCAGTGCTCACACGTGCAGTCAAAGAAATATTGGGTTTTCAGCAGCCTTCGCCTGTCCTCTGACAAATTCAAGTAGTCCACGTATGAGACTGTCAGCTCCTCTCCCTCTGAGATTTTGCCGAGAGAACGCAGCTCGAtcctgaggaggagaaaaacagtcaaactCAGGCATGGGGATACAGTTTCTGATTAATGATGAAACCCAGTTCCTCCGTCAATTCAGTCAATCCAGGTAAAGGATTGAAAGAGTGAATAGTAATAAACATCTGAGAGTCCATTTCACAGCTAACTGCTTTGGTGAATGTACAACTCCTAAATGTAGTATAATGTTATGCACATACACGTTTTCATACAAGGCTGGACACTTTTTAGAAGAtttcattctttctttgttAATTTTGCCATCGgaataattacattttattataacatttttgcaaaaaaaattgcaaaactAAGATTTTCTCCATAATTAACAAATTTGTGTGAATATTCAAGTTTAATTATAGGGAATGGTATtcaattattaatatttaatattcaaTTATTCTAATAATCATGaatattaatttaaagaaaagtgaatACCAAAATGGAAATtatatgcatttttatttttatttttaagcatGGTGTTTTGTGGTGTTAGAGGTGGACTTTAATCACATCAGTCTGTGTTTGCACGATGGCCAGACACACTGCGATAACACACAAAGTGACAAactcagcagcacacacacgAGTAAGACTTTGTGTGGACATGACAAACAGTTAGAGAAGGATGTGAAGTTGATCAGTAGGTGGAGAAAATAGGCAGTGAGACACCCTTATACTAGCCTTTAGTGACTCTAAAGCGCTGAGTCAAGGTTAGAGCAAAGATGTGCATGTGTTGATGTGAAAACCGAGTCACATCAAGCCGACAGTGAAAACTACACAGCACTACTTACacaggctttgttttttttttttttaaatagatggATTTTGATGGAGGATGGTGGTTATATATAAGATGCGATgtacatgttttaatttgtgcTTTAATAAAGAACGGTCAAAAAGGCTCAGGTTGAGGTGACGCACCTCCGTTGAGAATGAAACATAGTATTCACAGCCGATTGActgaaagacaaacaggaagcagtttTACACCAAATGCAACCTGACGGACAACAATTCACACAATACACAACAGAACCtaaactcacacatacacacacacagactctgaaaacactttttaagtTTTATACATGAAGTTAAAGTTTGGTTTCCTttgacattaacattttaaaggacaAATATCATGAAGAGTCATTTCTTAAAAACCCAAGAGgcactttaaatcattttacttACTTGCCGTGGTTGAGGATCACAGTGCAGTTCGGCCAGCAGTCATGATTCACGAGACACAAATTTGGGAAAAGACCGACACCGACTGCTTGAAGCCCTCTCTGGTCGCTCACAGTGAAACCGTTACAGTTCACCTGGAAGAAAGAGGGGAAAATATTCACGTGAACACAATGAATatggtctcaggaggcaggacgtGATGTAAAAGGATGATGTGGAAATAGCAGACAAAAGCTACAGAGTCTGAAGTGTCACAGTGTAAACACAAACGAGTATGTACTTTGCCATGctgctcaccctgacttcaaaCAGAAATTATTCTAAGGGACTGGAAGTCAAAACTCTGGATACAGTCAGGGTGAAAAAATGTgccgcacacacatgcagctcaaaaAGAAGAGGACATTTTTAGTTAGTGTATGCATGAAAACACCAATACAATATTAAATTTTAATTTtccttttaataaataaaacaataaattgtGTCTGATCCTGTACACTCTCCTTTgtattaagtattttttttacttgtctGGTCTGAATCAAACAATTATCTTGCATGTATCTAGCCAATCACAGCGACTGTACAAACTAGCACCATCAGGCTTCTACATGACTTGTGTCTGTAGGtatcactctgtctctctctctctctcctgccacaatgcagcacacacctgtttttgaacttttctgGGATGTACAGTATATTGAATAGATGTCAGTATTTTATTTCCAGGTCAGACACAACCAACTGAGTGGAACAGACAGTTTGCAGTGACAAATGTTGGCACGCATGTTTATTGTGTCGTTTGGTGGGAGGGGCTTTATTGAGGGATAATGAGATAGCAGAGGGAAGATTTTGTGAAAGTGATGGACACGTTTGAAAGCTCTTTGtaagtatttttgtttttttgctgcattGTCTCCTCTCATTTCTTTCAGGGGTCAAATGACAAAAATAAGGCATCATAAAAGTAGCTGTGCCTTTATGAAACTAGTTTATAGTTCCTGCTGTTGTACACAAAGGCACAATATTAAAAAGAGGATAAGAAAAGAAACTCTGCTGTAGCAATATTGTTCTGTTTTCGACATttatcctgtttttgtttttcgtACTGTGGAATCTTAATATTAGTTATGCCTCTCCAATCTGCTCTTATAGCCTTTTGGTTAAACtgttaaaaacaggaaatctgTGACAAGAGGGAGGTAATAGATATTACTTCGCCATTAATGTCATAATGTGGAAAAGGATAGGGAACCGCAGGAGCACTGTGGCCTCTTTCTTGCCTTGCTTTGAATGGCACAGCCAGTAGTGTTTACCActgtttttcactctttgtcAGCTTTTGCTggtggtaaaaagaaaaatctttgaTTTTGACAGGTTTACGGGAGGCTAGTTTGTCTGAGTTGGAGGAGAGGGACAATATCTTTCATAAAGCCCCTGATTATACATTTTAAGAGCTATGATAGCAACATAAAAAAAGCCATTTAATGgctaaaacacattaaacacaccacTCCAAAAAGATGTGAGATGTTGTCGATTGTGTGCTGCTTGCTTGTGCGGGGCCAGTAGTCCAGGAAGTTGTGGATATCCACTTTGAAATCCTTCAACTCATCCTCCTGCATGTCAGCAATGTGGTCCTCCAGTTCATCTATTGTGGTCAGCTGCATGTCAGACACCACATCCCCGTCCTTATCCAGGCGCCACAAGATGCGGGCCACCAAACTgaccgcaaaaaaaaaaaaaaaaaaaaaaaaggttaaagaaaTCATGACCCTGGGATAACATGAAGTCAGACACATGTTCTCTCAGGACTAATTCAGAGGACTTGTTAACAGTGACTCACAAATTCACTTGGTATTTCTTGTTGTCAAAATCGAAATCGATGTGAACCATCCAGTTGAATTATATTTGCACAGAATCAGCATCTTCTCTTCTGATTTGGTGGGACTTGGACCGTAGAAAACATGCCACTTACCGGATGTTTTCATTTGGTACTTTTCCAAAAGCTTTGATGGAAGAACATTCAAGCTTGTGTTCGGCCCAGCCGGCACGCTGGCAGGTTCGGTCACAATAATGAGCAAACTTGCACTGTCCGCACCTCTGCAGCTTGTCCTGTGTGCGGAAACAGCTGTGGCAGATACGCTCTGCTAgactgcagaagaagagaagacACAGTATAGGTAAAGATGTTCTGATCTCCATATATGAATGATTAGTAATACAGACACAAAGTGACAATAAAGTCAAAGTAAGAGTGTCTCACAGATAAACAGCCGAGTGATCTGATATGGTAAGTTATCCAGCTTCTGAGTCTGACATCTTAGTTGTACCACTTTACACACAGTTTATCACTTGATCATTTCAGAACATCATAAAATAGTCAACTATTTCAACACAGGATCAAACAGTCTTCTTCAAGGAACTGGAGAAGTTCCAAGAAAACCTAGTAACTTGACTTTGTGATCAGATTATTTGGTAACTTTATAAATACTTCAGCCTAAGGTGCTTCACCaaagaacagacagaaaataagagaaattgaaagagattaaaacaagaaagaaggttatatacaattatttaaaatgatacaattcattttaaaagataaaatgaaagtaaataaatgaataagcAAAATCAATAGAACAGAAAAAATATCAgtaattaataaaacatgttaaagagcTGAATAAGACTGAATAAAAACCAATGTAAAAGCAATGattgataaaaacactgaaaaaggcTGTAAAAGTCCTCCAAGTTAATGGCCAGATTAAAAAGGTAGGTCTTCAGCTGACTTTTAAAAATGCCCATCAATGGTAACGTAAGtgcatgctaacgttagctgtaGTCTTATGATAGGTAATGAGTTGTcaactgtgttgttttgttttaaaatgtggccTAATGTCGATCAGGTCTCTGTATTTATTGCCTTTTAATTTTTTGATCCATCAGGCGTCCCATTCTCTATATCAGTGATACTCAACCCGAGGCTCtcgagccacatgtggctcatttgggactagttgtggctcttttaggtcctacttggaaaaaaaaaatccaaagaaattatttaaaaaagggaaacattgtcagcagaaactattcgtTGCAAGTCATGTCACTGCGTTTCCCATACAAATCttaggaaagaaagaggttttttgatTGTGGCTCTTGCAGAAATAAATTTTGGTCAATGTGGCTCTTAAGTCTAACAAGGCTGAGTATACCACTGCTCTATATGCTTTTCAAACCTGAACAGCAGCACCACGATAGAAAAGCATTAGAGT
Proteins encoded in this region:
- the LOC109981604 gene encoding fatty acid-binding protein, liver-type, which encodes MSFSGKYQLESQENFEPFMKAIGLPDELIQKGKNIKSISEIEETGDNFKVTVTIGTKVLTNSFTIGKEADIETITGEKVKAVVMREGKSLKVSLKGIESVTELVDENTILNTMTLGSIVYKRMLKRM
- the smyd1b gene encoding histone-lysine N-methyltransferase SMYD1b isoform X1 — encoded protein: MENVAIFDSPGKGRGLKTTKEFWAGDVIFSEPSISAVVFDSLAERICHSCFRTQDKLQRCGQCKFAHYCDRTCQRAGWAEHKLECSSIKAFGKVPNENIRLVARILWRLDKDGDVVSDMQLTTIDELEDHIADMQEDELKDFKVDIHNFLDYWPRTSKQHTIDNISHLFGVVNCNGFTVSDQRGLQAVGVGLFPNLCLVNHDCWPNCTVILNHGNQSAVNTMFHSQRRIELRSLGKISEGEELTVSYVDYLNLSEDRRRLLKTQYFFDCTCEHCKNRTKDDLKMGGREVDGVKPSEEQVKEATDYCFEMMEKVEKSRLNGNYHEVVKYCKECVDKTESVLADTHIYLLRIWSTLSEVQAYLQYFTDAADYSRKMVDGYIKLYHPNNAALGMAAMRAGVTHWQGGEIEVGHAMICKAYAILMVTHGPTHPITKDLESMRMQTEMELKMFKENEYVYHSMREAALKNKPMAMMHEPKSVEEGIKNMFHRKK
- the smyd1b gene encoding histone-lysine N-methyltransferase SMYD1b isoform X2, which translates into the protein MENVAIFDSPGKGRGLKTTKEFWAGDVIFSEPSISAVVFDSLAERICHSCFRTQDKLQRCGQCKFAHYCDRTCQRAGWAEHKLECSSIKAFGKVPNENIRLVARILWRLDKDGDVVSDMQLTTIDELEDHIADMQEDELKDFKVDIHNFLDYWPRTSKQHTIDNISHLFGVVNCNGFTVSDQRGLQAVGVGLFPNLCLVNHDCWPNCTVILNHGKIELRSLGKISEGEELTVSYVDYLNLSEDRRRLLKTQYFFDCTCEHCKNRTKDDLKMGGREVDGVKPSEEQVKEATDYCFEMMEKVEKSRLNGNYHEVVKYCKECVDKTESVLADTHIYLLRIWSTLSEVQAYLQYFTDAADYSRKMVDGYIKLYHPNNAALGMAAMRAGVTHWQGGEIEVGHAMICKAYAILMVTHGPTHPITKDLESMRMQTEMELKMFKENEYVYHSMREAALKNKPMAMMHEPKSVEEGIKNMFHRKK